Genomic segment of Cronobacter dublinensis subsp. dublinensis LMG 23823:
CCGTAAAATGCAGGCGAAGCGGCGCATGAAAAACCGCATCGCCCTGACGCTCTCGATGGCGACGATGGCGTTCGGCCTGTTCTGGCTTATCTGGATCTTATTCTCCACGGTATCGCGCGGTTTCGACGGCATGTCGCTGGCGCTCTTTACCGAGATGACGCCGCCGCCGAACACCGCGGGCGGCGGGCTTGCGAACGCGCTTGCGGGCAGCGGCCTGCTGATCCTCTGGGCGACGGTTATCGGTACGCCGCTTGGCATCATGGCGGGGATTTATCTCGCGGAATATGGTCGCAAGTCGTTCATCGCCGAAGTCATCCGCTTTATCAACGACATTCTGCTCTCCGCGCCGTCTATCGTGGTGGGCCTGTTCGTCTACACCATCGTGGTGGCGCAGATGGAGCACTTCTCCGGCTGGGCGGGCGTCATCGCGCTGGCGCTGCTGCAGGTGCCGATTGTTATCCGCACCACTGAGAACATGCTCAAGCTGGTGCCGGACAGCCTGCGTGAAGCGGCTTACGCGCTCGGCACGCCGAAGTGGAAGATGATCTCCGCTATTACGCTTAAAGCCTCGGTGTCAGGCATTCTGACCGGCGTGCTGCTGGCGGTGGCGCGTATCGCGGGCGAAACCGCCCCGCTGCTCTTTACCGCGCTCTCTAACCAGTTCTGGAGCACGGATATGATGCAGCCTATCGCCAACCTGCCGGTGACGATTTTCAAATTCGCCATGAGCCCGTTCGCCGAGTGGCAACAATTGGCCTGGGCAGGCGTACTGATTATCACCCTTTGCGTACTGCTGCTGAATATCCTGGCGCGCGTGCTGTTCGCCAAACGTAAACACGGTTAATTTTTTGACGGCGTGGCGCATCGCGACGCCGGATAAGGAAAACGATTGAGATGAGTATGGTTAATACGACCCCGAGCAAGATTCAGGTTCGCGATTTGAACTTCTACTACGGGAAATTCCATGCCCTGAAAAACATCAGCCTGGATATTGCCAAAAACGAAGTGACCGCGTTTATCGGTCCGTCTGGCTGCGGTAAATCCACGCTGCTGCGTACCTTCAACAAAATGTTCGAGCTCTACCCGGAGCAACGCGCGGAAGGCGAAATCCTGCTGGATGGCGAAAACATTCTCAACCACGCCCAGGATATCGCGCTGCTGCGCGCCAAAGTGGGCATGGTGTTCCAGAAGCCGACGCCGTTCCCGATGTCGATTTATGACAACATCGCCTTTGGCGTGCGCCTGTTTGAGAAACTCTCCCGCGCCGATATGGACGAGCGCGTGCAGTGGGCGCTGACCAAAGCCGCATTATGGAACGAAACCAAAGATAAGCTGCACCAGAGCGGCTACTCTCTCTCCGGCGGTCAGCAGCAGCGTCTGTGCATCGCGCGCGGTATCGCGATCCGCCCGGAAGTGCTTTTGCTTGATGAGCCGTGCTCCGCGCTGGACCCAATCTCCACGGGCCGTATCGAAGAGCTCATCACCGAGCTTAAGCAGGATTACACCGTGGTTATCGTGACGCACAACATGCAGCAGGCGGCGCGCTGTTCCGATCACACGGCGTTTATGTACCTCGGCGAGCTGATCGAGTTCAGTAACACAGACGATCTCTTCACCAAGCCGAAAATGAAACAAACCGAAGACTATATTACCGGTCGCTACGGTTGATATGCCCTGATATCTCATGTGGGCCGCTTTTGAATTTATCGGGCATGTGGAGTGCTAAATGGATAATCTGAATCTGAACAAACATATTTCCGGTCAGTTCAACGCTGAGCTGGAATACATTCGCACCCAGGTGATGACCATGGGCGGGCTGGTGGAGCAGCAGCTCTCCGATGCGATCACCGCCATGCACAACCAGGACAGCGAACTGGCCAAACGCGTCATCGACGGCGACAAAAAGGTCAACATGATGGAAGTGGCGATCGATGAAGCGTGCGTGCGCATCATCGCCAAGCGCCAGCCGACGGCGAGCGATCTGCGTCTGGTGATGGCCATCATCAAAACCATCGCCGAGCTGGAGCGCATCGGCGACGTGGCGGATAAAATCTGCCGCACCGCGCTTGAGAAATTCTCCCAGCAGCATCAGCCGCTGCTGGTCAGCCTTGAATCGCTGGGCCGTCATACCGTACAGATGCTTCACGACGTGCTGGACGCTTTCGCGCGTATGGATCTCGACGAAGCGGTGCGTATTTATCGCGAAGATAAAAAAGTGGATCAAGAGTATGAAGGCATCGTGCGTCAGCTGATGACCTACATGATGGAAGATTCGCGCACCATCCCGAGCGTGCTGACCGCGCTGTTCTGCGCCCGCTCTATCGAGCGTATCGGCGACCGCTGCCAGAATATTTGCGAATACATTTTCTATTTCGTGAAAGGCCAGGATTTCCGCCACGTCGGCGGCGACGAGCTGGATAAACTGCTCGCCGGGAAAGATCCGAAAGAATAAGCCTGTCGCCCTCGCCGCGCGCGAGGGCATTTTTGGGGCGCATGTCGCCCCTTTTGCGGATTTTACTCAATACTATAAGGGGTTACCGAGCCCGTTATAAAAAGGATAAATCCGTGAAATTACCTTCCCGTACCGCTCTCGCCGCCCTGCTAGGCTGCGCCAGTTTACCCGCTTTCAGCGCGCTGCCGCTGGCAACGCCCGACCCGTCCATTCCGGTCAGCCATTACATCACGCAGGTGAACCCCGATAAATCGATCACCTTCCGCCTGTTCGCCCCTGAGGCGCAGCGCGTCGCGGTGGTGATCGGCGCGACGGCGGACAGCCAGGTATCGCACGAGATGCGCAAAGAGGCCAACGGCGTCTGGAGTTGGAAAAGCGCGCCGTTAACACCGGATCTGCATGAGTATTTCTTTAACGTCGACGGTTTTCGCTCCATCGATACCGGCAACCCGTATGTGAAGCCGCAGCGCCAGCCCAATACGTCGCTGATTCTGGTGCCGGGCAGTATTATTGATGACCGGGCGGTGCCGCACGGCGAGATGCGCACGCTGACCTACCACTCCGGCGCGCTGAAATCGGAGCGCCGGGTGTATGTCTGGACGCCGCCGGGCTACAGCCACGACAGCGAGCCGCTGCCGGTGCTCTACTTCTATCACGGTTTTGGCGATACCGGGCTTTCTGCCGTCACCCAGGGCCGTATTCCGCAGATGATGGATAATCTGCTGGCGGAGGGCAAAATCAAGCCGATGCTGGTGGTTATCCCGGATACCGAAACGGATATCGCCGACGCCGTGCCGGAGAATTTCCCGCCCGCCGAGCGACGCAAAGACTTTTACCCGCGTAACGCCCGCGCGGCGGATAAAGAGCTGATGAACGACATCATTCCGCTGATCGGGCAGCGATTTAACGTTCGCCAGGACGCGCAGGGGCGCGCGCTGGCCGGGCTGTCGCAGGGCGGCTATCAGGCGCTGGTGTCGGGGATGACGCATCTGCAGAGTTTCGGCTGGCTGGCGTCGCTGAGCGGTGTCACCACCGCGACGGTGCCGAACGACGACGTGACGAAGCAGCTGTCCCGCGCGGACGACGTGAACAGTCAACTGCGTAACTTTACGCTGGTAGTAGGCGATAAAGACAGCGTGACGGGGCGGGATATCGCCGGGCTCAAAACCGAGCTTGAGCGCGACGGCGTGAAATTCGATTATCACGTCTATCCCGGGCTCGGTCATGAGATGGCAGTATGGCGTCCGGCCTATGCCGAATGGGTGCAGAAGATCTTTTAACGAGGGCCGTCAGCCGTGGTGGGTGCGCTTCGCTTACCCACCCTACGCAAATGCCGGGGCCCCGTAGGGCGTGGTAAGCGAAGCGCACCCGCCATCAACATTAACGCGTTATCTCCCAGCCGCGCGCCCGCCACAAGGCGGGCAACTGCGCTAAATCGGTAAATACCGTCACATTCGGGTGCTCAAGCGGCGGGTTATGCGGGTCGGCGCAAAAATAAAACACCTGCATTCCGGCGGCGATGCCTGCTTTCGCGCCCGCGGCGGAATCATCCACCAGGATGCAGCGCTCCACATTTACCTGCATCGCGTCGGCGGCGAAATGCATTAACGCCGGGTCGGGCTTCCAGCGCTGGATATCGTAGCCGCTAAAGAGTTTATCGGTGAAATAGCGCAACATGCCCGTTTTGCCGAGGGACTGCTGCATTTTGCTCACCGGGCCGTTCGAAACGATGCACATCGGCACATTCATCCGGGCCAAAAGCGCCGCTGCGCCTGGGATCTCCGCAAGCTCCGCGTCAAAAAGTCGCGCCACTTCCGCGCGGTAGACCGGTTCGAGTTCAGCTTTTTGCAGGTTCACGCCATATTCGTCATTGATCGTGTCAATGATTTCGTAGAGCTTCACGCCTTTAAAACGCTTAAACACGTCGTCGAGCTCAAGGGTGATGCCAGCCCGGGCGAACATATGCACATAAGCGCGGGAGCAGATAACTTCGCTATCCACCAGCGTGCCGTCGCAGTCGAAAAATACCGCTTCAATTCGGGACATGCCGTTTCCTGTTGTTGCAAGTTGAACGTTTACTCTAAGCGCTTTGCGTCACGCAATCGATGCCGTATAAGCAAATTCAATGAAAAAAAGTGTGTGACGACCATCAACATCGCTGCGTTTTGGTATAGGATAGCGACGAATTTTTCCCCTCCTTGTACGGAATTAAAGAATGAGCCAACAACCGACGTCCCAGGCCGAAGGGCAGGGATTGCTTGAGCGCGTGTTCAAATTACGCGCGCACGGCACTACGGCCCGCACCGAGGTCATTGCCGGGGTAACCACCTTCCTGACGATGGTGTATATCGTTTTTGTTAACCCGCAGATCCTCGGCGCGGCTGGGATGGATACCAGCGCTGTCTTTGTAACCACCTGTCTTATCGCCGCTTTCGGCAGCATTCTGATGGGCCTGCTGGCGAACCTGCCAGTGGCGCTGGCGCCTGCGATGGGCCTGAACGCCTTCTTCGCGTTTGTGGTGGTTGGCGCGATGGGCCTCTCCTGGCAGGTAGGCATGGGCGCGATTTTCTGGGGCGCGGTCGGCCTGCTGTTGCTGACGATTTTCCGCGTGCGCTACTGGATGATCGCGAATATTCCGGTAAGCCTGCGTATCGGCATCACCAGCGGTATCGGCCTGTTTATCGGCATGATGGGGCTTAAAAACGCGGGCGTTATCGTCGCGAACCCGGAGACGCTGGTCACTATTGGCAACCTCACTTCCCACACCACGCTACTGGGCGTGCTGGGCTTCTTTATCATCGCCATTCTCGCCTCGCGCAATATTCACGCGGCGGTGCTGGTTTCTATCGTGGTGACCACGCTGCTGGGCCTGGCGTTTGGCGACGTCCATTTCAAAGGCGTCGTGTCAGAGCCGCCGAGCGTTATGACGGTACTCGGCCATGTTGACCTCGCAGGTTCGCTCGATATCGGCCTCGCGGGCGTGATTTTCTCGTTTATGCTGGTGAACCTGTTCGACTCCTCCGGCACGCTGATTGGCGTGACCGATAAAGCCGGGCTCGCGGATGAAAGCGGCAAGTTCCCGCGCATGAAGCAGGCGCTGTACGTGGACAGCATTTCGTCCGTCGCGGGCTCGTTTATCGGCACCTCTTCCGTGACCGCGTATATCGAATCCTCCTCCGGCGTCTCCATTGGCGGGCGCACCGGCCTGACCGCCGTCGTTGTCGGTCTGCTGTTCCTGCTGGTGATTTTCCTGTCGCCGCTCGCGGGCATGGTGCCGCCTTACGCCGCTGCAGGCGCGCTGATTTATGTCGGCGTGCTGATGACCTCCAGCCTGTCGCGCGTGAAGTGGGACGACCTGACCGAAGCCGTGCCGGCGTTTATCACCGCCGTTATGATGCCGTTCAGCTTCTCCATCACCGAAGGCATCGCGCTCGGCTTCATCTCCTACTGCGTGATGAAAATTTTCACCGGTCGCCTGCGCGATCTGAACGCCTGCGTGCTGGTCGTGGCGCTGCTGTTCCTGCTGAAAATCGTCTTTATCGACGCGCACTAATCAAAAAGGCCAGCGAATCGCTGGCCTTTTTTCTGTTAGCGGCGCACCCGCCGGATGTACTCCGCGAACGCGGTCAGCTGTCCGGTAAGGTGATCCCGCGTGCTCTGGTCCACCACTTCGCCCGTCTGGGTGTCGACTTTGTTCTGAATCGCCCCGCCCATAAACTCCGGCTTGTTCATCACCATCGCATCGAGGAAGACCAGGATCTGGCGCAGATGATACTGGCAGCGCGCGCCGCCGATAGCGCCCATTGAGCTGGTCTGGATAAGCACCGGTTTACCGGCGAGCGGCTGGTCCGGCAGGCGCGACAGCCAGTCGATGGCATTCTTAAGCCCACCCGGCACCGAATAGTTATACTCCGGCGTCACAATCACCACGCCGTCCGCCTGGCGGATCTGCTCGGCTATCGCTTCCACCGTCTGCGGGAATCCTTCATCCTGCTGGATATCGGCGTCGTAAATCGGGATATCACGAATGGACGGCAGCTCGGCGACCGCCATGCCGGCAGGGGCCAGTGACGGCAGCGAGCGCGCCACCATCGCGTTGAAGGAGCCTTTACGCAGGCTGCCAATCAGCGTCACGATGTTTAACGTTTCAGACATAGAAAACCTCCGGGGAAATGTTAAAGCAGATTAGTTGATAATCATCGCCTTTTCCGAGGGCAGACTGGTAAAGCGCATCAGACGCGTATCCGGGCTGGTGCTGCGTTTACGCATATCCGGCAGGCTGTGCCAGCCGTGCGCGCTGTCATATTCCCACAGGTAGAGTTTTTCGATGGCGGGCGACACCGCGACGGTCCAGATCAGCACGTCTTCGGCGTCGCAGGCCGCTTCCACCAGCGGGAACTGGGCCACGCGCAGTCTGCCGGAGCCCGGCAGGAGCTGGAACTGATGCCCGTCGTCATTCTGCTGGCCCGTCAGCTTCAGCAGGCTGCGGCGCAGCGTCACCAGCTGGGTGCGCGCCTCCATCGGGTCATGTTGATTATCTATCCAGATCGTTTCATTTTTACTGAGCGTGTGTCCGGTTTGCGGCGCGAGCGGGTGCGTAAAGGTGCGGGTGGCGGGCTGGAGTTCCATATCGAGCCCGCAACAGCCTTCCGTCGTTATCGCCACACCCAGCATATTGCCGGTATAGGCAAGGGAGAAATCGGCGAGCCCGGCGTCGGCGAAACGCGGACGTCCCTGCGCATTGACTACCACATCGGGCAGCACGGGAATGCCATAAAGCATGAAAACCAGCTCGGCCAGCAGCGAGCGCGACGCCAGGAAGCGGCTGCGGCGGTGTTCGGGCAGGTGCTGCGCGGTTTTCAGCGCGTCGGCGGAGAGCCGGGGGGAGAGGCTGAGTTCGGGGCCAAGCGTCCCTCTTGCAAAATGCGTTGCCATTTTTCGCTCCGTGATAATGGTCAGTGACTGTTAGCTATGGAAATTACGAATGCGTAATCTGCAACTAATCAGTCCGATAATGTTTAGGTTTTAATGCCTAATTCGGATGCTGAAAAGAGGGTGGCGCGGACATTTACAAAACTCTTGCACAAGGCAGGCCACGCCCTGGCAAAAAGCGGTCATGCCGGGCCGCCGGAAAGGCTGACGAGGCCAGCCGGCAGCCCCGCTTACGCGGTGAGGGGGATCTCCGGCAGATGCACGACATTGTTATAGAACGACTCCAGATCGTGCTCGGTCAGGATCGGTTCTTTCATGATCAGGTGCACATCCAGAATATCTTCAAAGCCTGGCAGAATGGTGAGGCCGTTCGCCTGCGCCAGGTCCTGAGAGATTATCCCGATGCTGCTGAAGCTTTTCATCAGCGAGACGGTAATCAGCTCGCTCCCGGAGAAAATCACGCTCGCCTCCTGAAGCAGCGGTTTATGCCGGGCGGTGAATTTATCGAAGCTCGCTGAATACGGGCACTCCGCCAGCGGCTGAACCAGCGTGGAGGCCGCCGCCGCGCTTTCTGCCGAGCAGGCGGCAATCACTTTAATATGCAGGCCGGTCAATTTAATGCTGTAAAAACCCGGCGGCACATTTGCGCCCAATACCACCGCGATATCCGTCTCGTCTTTGGCGATTTTCACCAGGTTTTCCGGCGACTCCGACGTACTGAAAATCACGCTGTAATCGCTCAGTTTGTCGATCATAAAGTTGATGATTTTCTTGTTGGTATCGACAGAAAAGGTGCTGTTTAAGGCGATGCGAATCGGCGTGGACGTACTCTTTTTCAGCTGTTCGGCTTTCAGGCGCAAATGTTCGGAGGTTTTGACGACATTCATAATATAGGGCAGCAGATGTTTCCCTTCTGGCGTCAATACGGCGCCTTTATTGGTGCGGTTGAATATTTTAAATCCGAAATATTCTTCCGCTTTGTTGAGCTGCGCCGCTAGCGCCTGAATGGTCAGGCTGGCCTCTTCTGCGGCGCAGGTTAACGATCCGAGCTGCGCGGTTTTTAGCAGATTTCTCAATACTTTAATATCCATGACCACCTCCTGACATGCCGGTCTTTCCTTTATATCAACGGCTATAAGAATTATCAATTGATGGCCCGCCGTTACGCTGGTTGAAAACACCAGCTTATCCGCTTTTTTTGGTCGGATAGTCCTCAAACACCCCTGATTAAAATGGTTATTAAGGCGCCTGAAAAAGAATTGAATATAAATAACTTAATTAGCTGGTAGGTTAAATCGAAACCAACCTAACCCCTCGGATGAATATAGAATATATGTTACAGCTCAATAAAAACATTGGCGACGACCTGAGAAAAAATAAAGCGGTAAATGTTCTGGGTTCTGATTTTTCACTTTCCGGCGGATTTAGCGATTTCGTTAAATTCACCCAAAGCTGGGAAACTATGGGCGTGGATAAATTCTACGGGCAGGCCGATCGCGGTACACGTTATCGCCGCTACAGCGACTTTGACTATAACCCGGTCACCAAAACATTAACGCCGCTTGGGCATCGCGCCTATGAGCAGTCGGTCGAGCACAATAAATATGTCGGCGGTATTGAACGTCACTTTGATGATATTACCACTGAGGTATTACATTCTCCGGTATTACGTTCGCTGGTGGAGCTGGATTTCAACGTTTATAAAGAAGTGCTGCCGCCGGAACTGCATAATGAAATCTGGCAGTGCCAGATCCACCAAATCCGTATTGAAATTAAGCCGGGCTGTGAGCTTGAGATAACGCCAGAAGGCATCCACTGCGACGGTTATCCGTTCAGCGGCGTGCATTTCTGGGGCCGGTATAACGTCGAAGGCGCCATGAGCCAGGTCTTTAAGAAAGACGGCACGCTGGTGGATTCCGGGACGTACCGCAATATTCTGGATACCACGTTCTTCCTCGATCGCGAAATGCTGCATTACGTCACGACGGCGTTTAACCCAACCGAGAATGCAATGGGCTTTCGCCAGATTATCGCGGTGTCGTTTTCAAGACCGGGGACGGAATATGATATCATCAAATAATCTCCAGCTTATTTCCTCTGACGCAGATAAAACCGCCGCGCCGGAAGGGCTGGTTATTTCCAAAGCCACATTAAATGATGCCTGCGATATCGTCAGCTTTTTAAAATTCTTTAAAGAAGTGGCGTTTTGCGAATGGCAGGATGAAGAGCATATTCGCAAAATCGTCGCGGCGGAAAACGCACGCTGTTATTTAGCCAAAGATGAAAGCGGCGCTCTGGTGGGCGCCATTATCGGCGGTATGCTCGGCACCCGCGCGACGTTAAATCACATCGCTATTTCGCCGATTTTCCGCAAAAACAAGATTGGCACCGTGCTGACGAAAACCATTCTGAATGATTTTTATCTTAGCGGTATTAAACGTGTCTTTCTGTTTATTGAAGATAAAAACCAGGTCGCGTTCAATTTCTGGCGCTCCCAGGGGTTTCAACCGACCACAGGAGAAACGACGTGCGAACTGGATCTTTAAAAAACCTGAATTACGCCGAGCGTAGCGATTTTAAAGAGAGCCTGATTAACGCCTCGCCCATTATGGCGGGGTATTTCGTCGTCGCGTTTGTTTTCGGCGTGATGTGCCTGAATGCCGGGCTGCCGGTCTGGTTCCCGGCGGCGATGTGCCTGTTTGTGTACGCGGGCACGGCGCAGTTCGCCGCGCTGGCGCTGCTCACCGCGGGCGCCTCGCTGCTGCCCATCGTGCTCTCGACGCTGCTTATTAATTCCCGCCATATTTTAATGTCGATGTATATGTCGAAGAAACTCGGCCCGGTCGGCATGTCAGGCGTGAAAAAATCGCTCTACGCGTTCGGGCTGACGGATGAATCCTTCGCGATGCACAGCCAGCGCCTGGAAAGCCGCATCGCCACCACGGCGAGCTATCTGCTGAGCTTTAACGCCTTTTGCCATCTGTCGTGGATAGCGGGCGGATTCGCGGGTGCCGTGGCCTCGGAATATCTGGCGAAATTTATCAGCTTCAAGCTCGATTACGCGCTGACGGCCATGATGCTGTTTGTGCTGGTGGCGCTGTGCAACACCACCGGTAAGCGCATCGTTGCGCTGGTCTCCATCGCGACCACCATCGGCATGAATTTTATCCATATTTCACCGCTTAACGTCTTTGTGGCGACGGCGGTCGGCTGCGGAGTGGGCGTATGTCTCAAGAAATCTTCCTCCTGATTGTCATCTTCTCAATGATGGCGGTGACGTTCGCTATCCGGTTGATTCCGCTGCACCTGAGCCCGGAGCGCACGCCGCGCTTTATTAATGCGGTAATTGAGTACATTCCGGCGGCGGTTATTTCCAGCATTACGATCCCGGCGCTGTTCTTTCCACAAAGCGGCGGGTTCAGTCTGTATAACGCCAGCGTTCTGGCGGCGGTCCCGGTCGTATTAACCGCGTGGTTTACCAAAAACTTAATTGTCAGTGTGGTGGTGGGCGTTATCTGTCAGGTACTCGCCAGCCATTTTCTCTTTGGATAATTCAGCGTTTTTTTAGCAGTGATTACGTTGTCGCCAGGTATTAACGGGCGACGGGCTCAGGCTTGCTTTACCACGGATTCAGGATAATTCCCGATGGCGAAATACATTGTGACAATCACCCCGCCTACGCCGAATGGCGATCTGCATCTGGGGCATCTTTCCGGGCCGTTTCTGGCGGCGGATGTGATGCGCAGAACGCTGCGCGACCGCGGGCACGACGTCTTATTTGTCTGCTACAGCGATGATTACCAGAGTTATTTACCCCGCAAAACCAGCGTGCTAATGCGCCAGCCGTTTGATTATGGCCGCCTGATGCGCCGCGCCATGAGCCTTTCGCTCGAGCTTGCGGATATTCACCTCGATCACTTTATGCAGGCCGCCGACAGCAGCGCTTACCGGCTTTCCGGCGAGCACTACGCTGCCTGCGTGTCGCATCAGGTCTCGCTGCGCCCGGCGAAAACGTTTCACTGCGCAGCCTGCGATCGCTATGGCTATGAAGGCTTTGGCCGCACCCACTGCAACTGGTGCGGCACCTCGTCCGACACCAGCCAGTGCGAACATTGCGCCCGCGTGCCGGATGTCGAACAGATTGAGAGCATGACGTGTATGTCCTGCCAGGGGCCGATGACGCCCGTGCGCGTGAAACTGCACGTCTGGGATATCGGGCAGAACTATCCGGCGGTCGCCGCGGCGCTGCGCCCGCGTCCGCAGCGTGCGTGCCTGACTCAGTTCCTTGACGAGGTACTGGCCGACACCCGCGCGCAGTGGCATATCACGCGCCCTGGCGACGCGGGTCTGCCGGTCGCCGCGCTCGACTATTACCCGCTCCACACCTGGTTTTTAGGCATGGCGGGCTATCGCGCGAGCGTGA
This window contains:
- a CDS encoding methionine--tRNA ligase; amino-acid sequence: MAKYIVTITPPTPNGDLHLGHLSGPFLAADVMRRTLRDRGHDVLFVCYSDDYQSYLPRKTSVLMRQPFDYGRLMRRAMSLSLELADIHLDHFMQAADSSAYRLSGEHYAACVSHQVSLRPAKTFHCAACDRYGYEGFGRTHCNWCGTSSDTSQCEHCARVPDVEQIESMTCMSCQGPMTPVRVKLHVWDIGQNYPAVAAALRPRPQRACLTQFLDEVLADTRAQWHITRPGDAGLPVAALDYYPLHTWFLGMAGYRASVMSYLEENPARGSFAEWWSPQTELVHFLGFDCSYSHAVAYSSQLLADDTGPRPGAFLTNRFLKLDGEDFSTSRGHAIWIKDLTGLYPADAIRLYCARYAPETEVKNFSRADFQHWYQTQFLPLAAHIADAAPFSASLTPAQEAQLRDHPARLKWLEASTLNAFSISAMAEALLELTAFIQTTPAFAASAQAWEMLAEMASPLCPGLAQNMQHSVKRSIAA